In Limosilactobacillus sp. WILCCON 0051, a single window of DNA contains:
- a CDS encoding Fic family protein encodes MDNTALARFITSFGSLNGYGSSVAQTKKALDDRNTKPLEQSEKDIGIFKDALAGIAAIKKNGFSIDDIIAINKAFVFAEDEDPEIPGHLRNSLYNTDDNISIIVDKSSSFAYFPPEVVTRRDLEMIVNGFNGSKRTERDAWQVFARLSKLQPFQDGNKRTALIAANGAMNVWNSENYLVLPFNDLDRVEYMVNLMRYYQAETPEEEDKFFSRMMRLLPSSKERAIQLHNPVIDPLAKTHKVKTTFKTGRER; translated from the coding sequence ATGGACAATACAGCATTGGCCAGATTTATCACGTCTTTCGGGAGTTTGAACGGCTATGGCAGCTCCGTAGCGCAGACGAAAAAAGCGCTTGATGATAGAAACACCAAACCCTTGGAACAGTCGGAAAAAGATATCGGTATTTTTAAAGACGCATTGGCAGGAATTGCCGCAATCAAGAAAAACGGTTTTTCTATTGATGACATTATCGCGATTAATAAGGCGTTTGTGTTTGCTGAGGACGAAGATCCGGAAATTCCAGGGCACTTGCGTAACTCGCTGTACAATACCGATGATAATATTTCAATCATTGTTGATAAATCATCGTCATTTGCCTATTTTCCTCCTGAAGTGGTAACAAGACGGGATTTAGAAATGATAGTCAATGGCTTCAATGGCTCCAAAAGAACCGAACGTGATGCCTGGCAGGTCTTTGCGAGACTGTCAAAACTGCAGCCATTTCAGGACGGCAATAAGCGGACGGCACTGATTGCGGCTAACGGGGCAATGAACGTCTGGAATAGCGAAAATTACCTGGTTCTGCCGTTTAATGATCTTGATCGAGTAGAGTATATGGTCAACTTGATGCGTTACTATCAAGCCGAAACGCCTGAGGAAGAAGACAAATTCTTTAGCCGAATGATGCGTCTGCTGCCATCAAGCAAAGAAAGAGCCATCCAACTGCACAATCCAGTCATTGATCCGTTGGCAAAGACTCACAAGGTTAAGACTACGTTCAAAACAGGTCGTGAAAGATAG
- a CDS encoding type II toxin-antitoxin system MqsR family toxin, which yields MDISEALARLKFLVSQGQFQIVRRRKRMAMPVPVSLAKELVRQLTIKDFVKRERNRNNPLQFVWIFKTTDGQTYYIKFLFTDDCKKVIFISFHVDY from the coding sequence ATGGATATTTCAGAAGCATTGGCGCGGTTAAAGTTTTTAGTGAGCCAAGGACAATTCCAAATAGTACGGCGCCGTAAAAGAATGGCAATGCCAGTACCTGTTAGCTTAGCTAAGGAGTTGGTAAGGCAATTAACCATTAAAGATTTTGTGAAGCGTGAACGCAACAGAAATAATCCATTACAATTTGTCTGGATTTTTAAGACTACTGATGGTCAGACTTATTATATCAAGTTTCTTTTTACCGATGATTGTAAAAAGGTTATATTCATTAGTTTTCATGTTGATTATTGA
- a CDS encoding type II toxin-antitoxin system antitoxin SocA domain-containing protein, giving the protein MVYQKDYTTIYKINGREYEVTAPALFDSETGEMIPNLELDDQAAEIARAQYRKDMGLISPTDLKMYRAKVGLSQRNLAELTGLSPNTIALYEAGAFPTKANNHLLKTLINNDGVLRDYMCDCSNKYSDELISKVNAYLKQEDYLVSDSSITPKYTAVQLTNWLRVENYFERDFDINVDPLTQMKAIKLLYFAYGRFLVSTRSKLFSSPIIHFQYGPLITEVHEEFKGQRVLDIDKPDEGAFEDYNLVAQDKEITELLTRVNNDYLNYSAYWLSRQTHQPGSPWSMTPEHKVIKDQLIFDAFKNGDDC; this is encoded by the coding sequence ATGGTTTACCAAAAAGATTACACTACTATTTACAAAATTAATGGCCGTGAATACGAAGTTACCGCTCCAGCACTTTTTGATAGTGAAACTGGTGAAATGATTCCCAATCTAGAATTAGATGATCAAGCGGCGGAGATTGCTCGTGCACAATATCGTAAGGATATGGGACTGATATCGCCCACTGATTTGAAAATGTATCGGGCAAAGGTTGGACTTTCTCAACGAAATTTAGCGGAGTTGACCGGCTTAAGTCCTAACACAATTGCTTTATACGAAGCTGGAGCTTTTCCTACCAAGGCAAATAACCATCTTTTGAAAACATTAATTAATAATGATGGCGTTTTGAGAGATTATATGTGTGATTGTTCAAATAAGTATTCTGACGAACTTATTTCAAAGGTTAACGCTTATCTTAAACAGGAAGATTATTTAGTGTCAGACTCATCAATTACTCCCAAATATACTGCGGTTCAATTGACTAATTGGCTACGTGTTGAAAACTATTTTGAACGTGATTTTGACATAAACGTTGATCCTTTGACACAAATGAAGGCGATAAAGTTACTTTATTTCGCATATGGAAGATTTTTGGTATCTACACGTAGCAAACTGTTTTCTTCTCCAATCATTCATTTTCAGTATGGTCCTCTTATTACGGAGGTTCACGAAGAATTCAAAGGCCAAAGAGTTTTAGACATTGATAAGCCGGATGAGGGAGCATTTGAAGACTATAATTTAGTCGCACAAGATAAAGAAATTACTGAGCTTCTGACTAGAGTTAATAATGATTATCTTAATTACAGTGCTTATTGGTTAAGTCGGCAGACCCATCAACCAGGTTCTCCTTGGAGTATGACTCCAGAACATAAAGTCATTAAAGACCAATTAATTTTTGATGCCTTTAAAAATGGTGATGATTGTTAA
- a CDS encoding SEC10/PgrA surface exclusion domain-containing protein has protein sequence MGNKKIVLTAGAGLAALAAGTVTTTQTVSADTVASAAEQNAAVATVATPDQKAQAAVDQAQSKVDAASQAASDANKVLTDAQNANSQAQSAVNDQQQIVNQDQQNVNNAQSATDQAQNAVSDAQKLADEATPANIEKAQSAVSDQQQTLTDDQQKVADAQNDQSQAQANVDSAQKSVHDAQAQTDAQQKVTDSAADNLKNAQDILNNSDSGKAQKAVDDANAKVAQDQANITKQNGTIANDQAKISNATQAVSDAQNAKTTADNKLTDAQNAQASAQTKADAQQKSVDDAQAKADAQQKATDSAADNLKNAQDILNNSATAKANADQALADAKKKTDEAQANANGKSVAEANAATAKANADGALSDAQNAKATADNKLTDAQNDQASAQAKADAASQTQKTAQNAYDATNSKLSDVQDKLDNLNTITLSDEYIQALKAFFNNQNATTSQAVKDAAQRLVSENQYKSNKADQQTEVTFGPDQPLSADVELELTQFVAELLNPIRAKLGMIPLTINQGSLDFTKAISQGYDSTGWHIATKGWHDTKTINEAAADFGLAHGPFKDYLPQMYEDAQSGYWINGNPASPMTFTKTLDELKSQLYGAVTDMLFQDASQTITDESAKDDWGHAKGVTGLTNSVGNPTTESLGVMIDSMGNVHIISVTNNHVVDNTGKYAQEMNNKYAVPDQLTELTSQKQALTTQLATQKATLDQANADLSSANVSLAAAKNAVASAQAVADAAQKNVANKQAGADMAAKNLTTVQAALTQAQNDLTKAKQVQADAQANVDAYSADVSTKQANVAKAQAQYDTEKAALDQAQGELADAKQALANAQADLSAKKQAVANAQANVANAQKTVEQKQNELQDANNVLKTDQNQLTQLQATLQADNDTLAQAKQNLALYQADLATKQANVAKAQAQYNTEKAALSQAQSELEAKKQVLADAQADLRAKKQAVADAQAQVAADQAQLKALQQKVADLQNAPTTLAKAQTTLADAKQALADAEQTLADDQVKLAELSAQANATQAQVDAAQKAVDDAQDTLTQAQNDLTNAKQAQAAQLEQEAAIKRAEAQAKAQAQAKANGYRIINGQVVDANGNAVAGWTIKDGQAFDPEGNAIYLPTTQLTREAYKVQQKKREIAAKTLPQTGDNTREAVALAGMGLIAAVAGALGLRKRED, from the coding sequence ATGGGGAATAAAAAAATCGTTTTGACCGCTGGGGCCGGGTTGGCTGCCCTTGCTGCAGGGACTGTTACTACCACGCAAACCGTCAGTGCTGATACCGTTGCCAGCGCTGCTGAACAAAATGCTGCCGTAGCTACGGTTGCTACGCCAGATCAAAAGGCGCAGGCGGCCGTTGATCAAGCCCAAAGCAAGGTTGATGCTGCCAGTCAAGCAGCCAGTGACGCCAACAAGGTACTGACTGATGCGCAAAATGCCAACAGTCAAGCACAATCTGCCGTTAACGATCAACAACAGATCGTCAACCAAGATCAGCAAAACGTCAATAACGCGCAATCAGCGACTGACCAAGCTCAAAATGCTGTCAGCGATGCGCAGAAGTTGGCTGATGAGGCCACACCGGCCAATATTGAAAAAGCGCAATCTGCTGTTAGCGATCAACAACAAACGCTGACTGATGATCAGCAGAAGGTTGCTGACGCTCAGAATGACCAAAGTCAAGCACAAGCTAACGTAGATTCCGCACAAAAGAGCGTTCACGATGCGCAGGCGCAGACTGACGCTCAGCAAAAGGTAACGGATTCCGCGGCTGACAATCTGAAGAACGCGCAAGATATCTTAAACAACAGCGACTCGGGCAAAGCTCAGAAGGCCGTTGACGATGCCAACGCAAAAGTTGCTCAGGATCAAGCCAACATTACAAAGCAAAACGGCACGATTGCCAATGATCAGGCTAAGATCAGCAATGCAACCCAGGCCGTATCTGATGCACAAAACGCGAAGACGACGGCTGACAACAAACTGACTGATGCGCAAAATGCACAAGCTTCAGCTCAAACCAAGGCAGATGCTCAGCAAAAGAGTGTGGATGATGCTCAAGCCAAGGCAGATGCTCAGCAAAAGGCAACTGATTCCGCGGCTGACAACCTGAAGAACGCGCAAGATATCTTAAACAACTCGGCAACGGCGAAGGCTAACGCTGATCAAGCTCTGGCTGATGCCAAGAAGAAGACCGATGAAGCCCAGGCCAACGCTAACGGCAAGTCCGTTGCGGAAGCTAATGCGGCCACGGCTAAAGCTAATGCTGATGGCGCTCTGAGTGACGCGCAAAACGCGAAGGCAACGGCTGACAATAAACTGACTGATGCTCAGAATGACCAAGCTTCAGCCCAAGCCAAGGCAGATGCAGCCAGCCAAACGCAAAAGACGGCGCAAAATGCCTATGACGCTACCAACAGCAAGTTGAGCGACGTCCAAGACAAGCTGGACAATCTGAATACTATTACGCTTTCCGATGAGTATATTCAGGCACTGAAGGCTTTCTTTAATAATCAAAATGCTACAACGAGTCAAGCTGTAAAAGATGCTGCGCAAAGACTTGTTTCTGAGAATCAGTACAAGTCTAACAAGGCCGATCAGCAGACTGAGGTCACTTTTGGACCAGATCAGCCACTGTCAGCTGACGTAGAACTTGAGTTGACTCAATTTGTTGCAGAATTGTTGAATCCAATTCGTGCTAAGCTTGGAATGATTCCGCTAACAATTAACCAAGGCAGCTTAGATTTTACTAAAGCTATTTCCCAAGGGTATGATTCTACAGGATGGCATATTGCTACAAAAGGATGGCATGACACAAAAACGATTAATGAAGCAGCCGCAGATTTTGGCCTTGCCCACGGACCATTTAAGGACTATCTTCCACAAATGTATGAAGATGCTCAAAGCGGCTACTGGATTAACGGTAATCCTGCTTCACCAATGACTTTTACGAAAACCTTGGATGAACTGAAGAGCCAACTTTATGGGGCAGTTACAGATATGCTGTTCCAAGATGCTTCACAAACGATAACTGATGAATCAGCCAAAGATGACTGGGGTCATGCTAAAGGCGTAACTGGTTTAACTAATTCAGTTGGTAATCCAACAACCGAATCATTAGGCGTTATGATTGATTCAATGGGTAACGTTCATATCATTTCGGTTACAAATAATCACGTTGTTGATAATACAGGTAAGTATGCTCAAGAAATGAACAATAAGTATGCCGTTCCAGATCAGCTGACCGAACTGACCTCACAAAAACAAGCATTGACAACTCAACTGGCTACGCAAAAAGCAACGCTGGATCAGGCTAATGCTGACTTGTCCAGTGCCAATGTCTCGCTTGCAGCTGCCAAGAACGCAGTGGCTAGTGCGCAAGCCGTTGCGGATGCTGCTCAGAAGAACGTTGCCAACAAACAGGCGGGCGCTGACATGGCAGCTAAGAATCTGACGACGGTACAAGCAGCTTTGACTCAAGCCCAAAACGATCTGACCAAGGCAAAGCAGGTTCAGGCAGATGCTCAGGCGAACGTTGACGCTTACTCTGCAGACGTTTCAACGAAGCAGGCCAATGTCGCCAAGGCACAAGCTCAGTACGACACCGAAAAGGCCGCGCTGGACCAGGCTCAAGGCGAATTGGCCGACGCTAAACAAGCACTGGCCAACGCACAAGCTGATTTGAGTGCCAAGAAGCAGGCCGTAGCTAATGCTCAAGCCAATGTGGCCAACGCACAAAAGACGGTTGAACAAAAGCAGAATGAACTTCAAGATGCCAATAATGTTTTGAAGACGGATCAGAATCAATTGACACAATTGCAGGCAACGCTCCAGGCGGACAACGATACGCTGGCCCAAGCTAAACAGAATCTGGCGCTCTACCAGGCTGATCTGGCAACCAAACAGGCTAACGTGGCTAAAGCACAAGCTCAGTATAATACTGAAAAGGCCGCATTGAGCCAGGCTCAAAGCGAATTAGAAGCTAAGAAGCAAGTATTAGCCGATGCGCAAGCTGATTTGCGGGCTAAGAAGCAAGCAGTCGCTGACGCACAAGCCCAAGTTGCAGCTGATCAAGCTCAACTGAAGGCCTTACAGCAAAAAGTTGCTGATCTGCAGAATGCGCCAACGACTTTGGCCAAGGCACAAACGACTTTGGCTGACGCTAAGCAGGCGCTTGCTGATGCTGAACAGACGCTGGCCGATGATCAGGTAAAGCTGGCTGAATTAAGCGCTCAGGCCAACGCTACGCAAGCTCAGGTTGATGCCGCTCAAAAAGCTGTTGATGATGCACAAGATACTTTGACGCAGGCCCAAAATGATCTGACCAACGCCAAGCAGGCGCAAGCGGCTCAGCTTGAACAAGAAGCCGCAATCAAGCGCGCGGAAGCGCAAGCTAAAGCTCAGGCACAAGCCAAGGCCAATGGCTATCGGATCATCAATGGTCAAGTCGTCGACGCCAATGGCAACGCGGTAGCCGGCTGGACGATTAAAGACGGTCAGGCCTTTGATCCTGAGGGCAATGCCATCTATCTGCCAACTACGCAATTGACGCGTGAGGCTTACAAGGTACAACAAAAGAAGCGTGAGATCGCAGCTAAGACCTTGCCGCAAACTGGTGACAACACGCGTGAAGCAGTTGCGCTGGCTGGCATGGGATTGATTGCCGCTGTTGCTGGTGCTCTTGGTCTGCGGAAACGCGAAGACTAA
- a CDS encoding GbpC/Spa domain-containing protein: MADYNSKLADEKSKLQGTSIDMDQIFQNLYLSNEPQATVNIVWDKQPVEAWANKDIGVNDFPGYIDEQYKSGKNNVYGAMFNGNQDGTFATVTYTNLKNSYYVDLNGEKHSIAKMVHVFSNLIANGNNNNQPILEFTNDPFNNMNLLWASGVDEQVFFYDENGQLINFPENSAWLILSSMNHFDWAPSHTEAVKVLSNGKLYQQTTNPDSTIHDDGTAYEDNTDLTYNHLLTDGGTVFANIQNGVKLRWSLPGLDWQHATDTSGNSMVNSRFYNWYLGVLGTTVGKAPVPTPPTRKTTSVDYHYNVSLANRLNSLIT, encoded by the coding sequence TTGGCAGACTACAACTCAAAGCTTGCCGATGAAAAAAGCAAATTGCAAGGCACCAGTATAGATATGGATCAGATTTTTCAAAATCTATATCTTTCTAACGAACCTCAAGCTACGGTTAATATTGTATGGGATAAACAGCCGGTGGAGGCATGGGCTAATAAGGATATTGGCGTTAATGATTTTCCAGGCTACATTGATGAACAATATAAATCTGGGAAAAACAATGTTTATGGTGCCATGTTCAATGGCAATCAGGACGGAACATTTGCAACGGTAACATATACGAATTTAAAAAATTCATACTATGTTGATTTAAACGGCGAGAAACACAGCATTGCTAAAATGGTTCATGTTTTCAGCAATCTAATTGCTAATGGTAATAATAATAATCAGCCTATTCTAGAATTCACAAACGATCCTTTCAATAACATGAATCTTTTATGGGCAAGCGGGGTTGATGAGCAGGTATTTTTTTACGATGAAAACGGCCAGTTAATCAACTTTCCCGAAAATAGTGCCTGGCTGATCCTTAGCTCCATGAACCATTTTGACTGGGCACCATCTCATACAGAAGCAGTAAAAGTGCTTAGTAATGGTAAATTGTATCAGCAAACAACCAATCCCGATTCTACAATTCATGATGATGGTACGGCCTATGAAGACAATACTGATTTAACGTACAATCATTTATTAACAGATGGTGGAACGGTTTTCGCTAATATTCAAAACGGGGTAAAGCTGCGTTGGAGTTTACCTGGGCTGGATTGGCAGCATGCAACTGATACTTCCGGAAACAGTATGGTTAACAGTCGCTTCTACAATTGGTATCTGGGCGTGTTAGGAACAACGGTTGGTAAAGCGCCAGTTCCAACGCCACCAACGCGTAAAACCACTTCAGTTGACTATCACTACAACGTATCGTTAGCCAACCGCCTAAACTCCTTGATCACCTAA
- a CDS encoding GbpC/Spa domain-containing protein, translating to MATTLVAQKQNNAQNANVIDSSSVIQKLSIDHDSGSTVSVTNVVNGTVSDMKDVMFNGADHMGDGYRIVSVDDTKPATFTVTYNNLSKITYNDRKITKVVYEVTLTPNNNQNYDFMVLNDFAYGLALNNDVANLKMRMYYDNGELVDFSDGNAYLSVNSLNNYTNNLKEYSIETTRVNSGGKALALRGSSVTVHDGTTLYSDKANSYTTDGHYAATSDTANKESFELNPNSVTDTNIPVGWDTTNSPYRYYGAGLVKLTGSVLDIDIYAANTGIPAGTAWRNGLWYNTSTIIPVTPTTQINYHYNVAFLIALN from the coding sequence ATTGCTACTACTCTTGTTGCTCAGAAGCAAAACAATGCTCAAAATGCAAATGTCATTGATTCATCAAGCGTGATTCAGAAACTTTCCATTGATCATGACAGTGGCAGTACCGTATCAGTAACTAATGTTGTTAATGGTACCGTTAGCGATATGAAAGACGTTATGTTTAACGGTGCTGATCATATGGGAGATGGCTATCGGATCGTTTCTGTTGATGATACAAAGCCAGCCACTTTTACGGTTACTTACAACAATCTTTCAAAGATCACCTATAATGACCGTAAAATTACTAAGGTCGTATATGAAGTTACCTTAACGCCTAACAATAATCAAAATTATGACTTTATGGTACTGAATGATTTTGCTTATGGTCTGGCATTAAACAATGACGTTGCCAACTTAAAGATGCGAATGTACTACGATAACGGCGAATTGGTTGATTTCTCAGATGGCAATGCCTACCTGTCAGTTAATTCGCTGAACAACTACACAAACAACCTTAAAGAATACTCGATTGAAACGACGCGTGTTAATAGTGGTGGCAAGGCACTAGCTTTACGTGGCTCAAGCGTTACAGTTCATGATGGCACTACGCTGTATTCCGATAAGGCCAACTCATACACAACAGATGGTCACTATGCAGCAACGTCTGATACAGCAAACAAGGAGTCCTTTGAATTAAATCCTAATTCTGTAACTGACACCAACATTCCGGTTGGCTGGGATACGACAAATAGCCCATATCGCTACTATGGTGCGGGTTTGGTTAAGTTGACCGGTTCAGTATTAGATATTGATATTTATGCTGCCAATACCGGCATTCCAGCAGGAACTGCTTGGCGAAATGGCCTATGGTATAACACCTCAACCATCATTCCAGTTACGCCGACGACGCAAATTAACTATCACTACAACGTAGCTTTCTTGATTGCCTTAAATTAG
- a CDS encoding helix-turn-helix domain-containing protein produces MTTWQDIKPTLKLDPAEQANIEKLAELSALRISNNISQTVLARQIGVSQAVLNSWENLDETPIPESLAWYEQGLRLLLN; encoded by the coding sequence ATGACCACTTGGCAGGATATTAAGCCAACGCTTAAGCTTGACCCAGCAGAACAAGCCAACATTGAAAAGCTGGCTGAACTATCTGCACTTAGAATCAGCAACAACATTTCGCAAACGGTATTAGCAAGACAAATCGGTGTTAGCCAAGCCGTTTTGAACAGCTGGGAAAACCTCGATGAGACTCCTATACCAGAATCGTTAGCCTGGTACGAACAAGGTCTGAGACTGCTGCTCAATTGA
- a CDS encoding site-specific integrase produces the protein MPRYSTKLFYKYYKQWIALYKENAIRPVTLQKYYLAQRKLKELAPTLHLNELNRRTYQNLINRYAETHERKTVLDFHHHLRASLVDAVDDGLLEKDPTRRIIIKGSAKKQHKKTKYLSMYELQTLLKHLNLGPELNWDWFILLVAKTGLRYAEALGLTPADFNFETQELIINKSWDYKSKKGKFQPTKNKSSNRTVMLDWKTMNQFKMLIDGLPDDQPIFVPKGRRVYNSTINNILTRYCHACQIPVISIHGLRHTHASLLLYEGVSIASVAKWLGHANTTTTQQTYIHIIQELENKDTDKVLQHLSKLI, from the coding sequence ATGCCACGTTACAGCACAAAATTATTTTATAAGTACTATAAGCAATGGATTGCCTTGTACAAAGAAAATGCAATTCGGCCGGTCACGCTTCAGAAGTACTACTTAGCCCAGCGCAAGCTTAAAGAGCTGGCCCCTACTCTGCATCTAAACGAGTTGAACCGGCGTACTTATCAGAACCTGATCAATCGCTACGCTGAGACTCATGAGCGCAAGACGGTCCTGGACTTTCATCACCATCTGCGGGCCAGTCTGGTTGACGCGGTTGATGATGGTCTGTTGGAAAAAGATCCGACTCGCCGAATCATTATCAAAGGTTCGGCCAAAAAGCAGCACAAGAAAACCAAATATTTGAGCATGTATGAGCTGCAGACACTATTAAAGCACCTAAATTTAGGACCCGAGCTAAACTGGGACTGGTTTATTCTCTTGGTGGCCAAGACTGGTCTGCGCTATGCTGAAGCTCTTGGCTTGACTCCAGCAGATTTTAATTTTGAGACGCAGGAGCTAATCATCAATAAATCCTGGGACTACAAAAGTAAAAAAGGCAAATTTCAACCGACCAAAAACAAATCCTCCAACCGCACCGTTATGCTGGACTGGAAAACCATGAATCAGTTTAAGATGCTAATTGACGGTCTGCCGGATGATCAACCAATTTTTGTACCCAAAGGCAGGCGCGTCTACAATTCGACAATCAACAATATCCTGACGCGCTACTGCCATGCTTGTCAGATTCCAGTTATCTCGATTCACGGCTTGCGGCATACGCATGCTTCGCTGTTACTTTATGAAGGCGTGTCGATCGCCAGCGTTGCTAAATGGCTGGGCCACGCCAACACAACGACAACGCAGCAGACCTACATTCATATTATTCAGGAGCTGGAGAATAAAGACACTGACAAGGTGCTCCAGCACCTCTCAAAACTGATCTGA